One region of Halohasta litchfieldiae genomic DNA includes:
- the glmM gene encoding phosphoglucosamine mutase, with the protein MFGTSGVRGPVGDTVTADLALSIGRAVATDGAQRVVIGRDARDSGRFLADAVAAGLSECGADVIDLGRVATPTLARSISRLDADAGVVITASHNPAPDNGIKLWTPSGQAFDTDRRQRITEIVDREASEFAAWDESGGRQRDETATAAHKNALLEAVDHESVENLEIVVDVGNGVGGVTAAALSEAGADVTTLNAQPDGSFPGRPSEPTAETLTALCAQVGNTDADLGVAHDGDADRMMAVDETGTFVPKDVLLALFAQRAVQAAGGGRVAVPVDTSLCVDDAITAAGGEIQRTKVGDVFVAEAAADPEAVFGGEPSGAWIWPDETLCPDGPLAACKLAALVGTQGSLAEQVGHIENYPLFRESIAVDDKQGVMDRVAEAVQAEFEHVDTTDGVRIETDDGWVLIRASGTQPLVRVTAEARTESAAERLRTEAVDRVTAATRSS; encoded by the coding sequence ATGTTCGGAACAAGTGGTGTGCGTGGTCCAGTCGGTGATACGGTGACTGCGGATCTCGCGCTGTCGATTGGACGCGCAGTTGCTACCGACGGTGCCCAGCGAGTCGTGATCGGTCGTGACGCCCGCGACAGCGGCCGGTTTCTGGCCGATGCGGTCGCGGCGGGACTTAGCGAGTGCGGTGCCGACGTGATCGATCTCGGTCGCGTGGCCACCCCAACGCTCGCCCGGAGTATCAGTCGACTCGATGCGGATGCAGGCGTCGTCATCACGGCCTCCCATAACCCGGCTCCCGATAACGGAATCAAACTGTGGACGCCGTCGGGCCAAGCTTTTGATACCGACCGCCGCCAGCGAATCACCGAGATCGTCGACCGGGAGGCCTCCGAGTTCGCCGCGTGGGACGAATCGGGCGGTCGACAGCGCGACGAGACAGCCACAGCCGCTCACAAGAACGCCCTCCTCGAAGCAGTCGACCACGAGTCCGTCGAGAATCTGGAGATTGTCGTCGACGTGGGCAACGGTGTCGGCGGGGTGACGGCAGCGGCACTCAGCGAGGCAGGCGCAGACGTGACGACGCTCAACGCCCAGCCGGATGGTTCGTTCCCCGGACGGCCAAGCGAACCGACTGCGGAGACGCTGACCGCCCTCTGTGCCCAAGTCGGCAACACCGACGCCGACCTCGGCGTGGCCCACGACGGCGACGCCGACCGCATGATGGCTGTCGACGAAACGGGCACATTCGTCCCGAAGGACGTGCTGTTGGCGCTGTTCGCCCAGCGAGCAGTCCAGGCGGCCGGTGGTGGCCGCGTCGCCGTCCCGGTCGACACGAGCCTCTGTGTCGACGATGCGATTACCGCCGCCGGTGGGGAGATCCAGCGAACCAAAGTCGGCGACGTCTTCGTCGCCGAGGCGGCCGCCGATCCCGAAGCTGTCTTCGGTGGCGAACCCTCCGGGGCGTGGATCTGGCCCGACGAAACGCTGTGTCCGGACGGGCCGCTGGCGGCCTGCAAGCTCGCGGCGCTGGTCGGCACACAGGGATCGCTTGCCGAGCAGGTCGGGCACATTGAGAACTACCCGCTGTTCCGAGAGAGCATCGCAGTCGACGACAAACAAGGCGTCATGGACCGCGTGGCCGAGGCTGTGCAGGCGGAGTTCGAACATGTCGACACGACCGATGGCGTCCGGATCGAGACCGACGACGGGTGGGTGCTCATTCGAGCCAGTGGGACCCAACCACTCGTTCGTGTGACCGCCGAAGCCAGAACCGAGTCGGCTGCCGAACGGCTCCGGACCGAGGCAGTCGACCGTGTGACTGCGGCGACGAGATCATCGTAA
- a CDS encoding cation:proton antiporter regulatory subunit: protein MDISETDLPGVGKRFELPVHDGSSLVVIIHNTGKHEIFKKEHADADADRIIELSEDEAEAFGAILEDVHFQPAEMDMSSTMIGGDTVIEWYTLNEDSPLAGSTLKESNIRNKTGVTVIAVERGPDAYPSPRPSFEFEVGDTLVTIGRSDEQAELESRLGKAD from the coding sequence ATGGACATCTCCGAGACGGATTTACCCGGTGTCGGCAAGCGGTTCGAGCTACCGGTGCATGACGGCTCGTCGCTGGTCGTCATCATTCACAACACCGGTAAACACGAGATATTTAAAAAAGAACACGCCGATGCGGACGCAGACCGTATCATCGAACTCAGCGAGGACGAAGCCGAGGCGTTCGGTGCGATCCTCGAAGACGTCCATTTCCAGCCAGCTGAGATGGATATGAGTTCGACGATGATCGGCGGCGACACCGTCATCGAGTGGTACACCCTCAACGAGGACTCGCCGCTGGCCGGCAGCACACTCAAAGAGAGCAACATTCGAAACAAAACCGGAGTTACCGTGATCGCAGTCGAACGCGGTCCCGATGCCTACCCCAGCCCGAGACCGTCCTTCGAGTTCGAAGTCGGAGACACCCTCGTGACGATTGGCCGAAGCGACGAACAGGCGGAGCTCGAATCGCGGCTCGGAAAAGCCGACTAA
- a CDS encoding carboxylate--amine ligase: MKCPQGPSVLIPTGFEPGSYSCVRSFARRDIHTIVASEHENVPAAGSRFCDEHLLIPSPYDDLLAYKDALIGIAARSDVKTIMPLRAHDPYLFATYADEFNRYVDLPSPDSELLGVVHDRLQLAAAAEAAGVAVPETQLLTEVDDWSPERIIKSRYNLLTNTTQSGYTSAESETVKTVTHLDPGEQPDTEALIGEMNHVPIAQEYIRSDSEYVFGALYDHGEPLATFQHRQIRGDSYTGGGGVYRETVSIPELETAGRTLLDSLDYHGLACIEFMEAVDTGEFVLTEINPRLWQSLPCAVQAGADFPYYYWLLSQGRADEINHSYEVGVGSHLLYGELGYLLSILREDSPLVDKPSFFGECRSILQSCYEMPRFDNFTVDDPVPLLRGIKHIIKTKR; encoded by the coding sequence ATGAAATGTCCGCAGGGGCCGTCGGTGCTGATCCCGACGGGATTTGAGCCGGGAAGTTACTCGTGTGTCCGGTCGTTTGCCCGGCGGGACATCCACACCATTGTGGCTTCGGAACACGAAAACGTGCCCGCGGCTGGCTCGCGGTTCTGTGACGAGCACCTGCTCATCCCCTCTCCATACGACGATCTCTTGGCCTACAAGGACGCCTTGATCGGTATTGCAGCCCGTTCCGATGTGAAGACGATCATGCCGCTGCGGGCACATGACCCCTATCTGTTTGCCACATATGCCGACGAGTTCAATCGCTATGTCGACCTCCCCTCTCCGGATTCCGAACTCCTCGGGGTCGTCCACGACCGGCTACAGCTCGCTGCGGCCGCCGAGGCCGCTGGCGTCGCCGTCCCCGAGACCCAACTGTTGACCGAGGTCGACGACTGGAGCCCCGAACGCATCATCAAATCCCGCTACAACCTGCTGACGAACACCACACAGAGCGGCTACACCAGCGCCGAATCCGAGACGGTCAAAACAGTCACCCATCTCGATCCCGGCGAACAGCCCGACACGGAGGCGCTCATCGGCGAGATGAACCACGTCCCCATCGCTCAGGAGTACATCCGCAGCGACAGTGAGTACGTCTTCGGCGCGCTCTACGACCACGGTGAGCCACTGGCAACCTTCCAACACCGCCAGATCCGTGGTGACTCCTACACCGGCGGCGGTGGCGTCTACCGCGAGACGGTGTCGATCCCCGAACTCGAAACCGCGGGCCGAACTCTACTGGATAGCCTCGACTACCACGGACTGGCCTGCATCGAGTTCATGGAAGCCGTCGACACCGGCGAGTTCGTCCTCACCGAAATCAACCCGCGGCTCTGGCAGTCCCTGCCCTGTGCGGTGCAGGCCGGAGCCGATTTCCCGTACTACTACTGGCTGCTGTCGCAGGGCCGAGCCGACGAGATCAACCACAGCTACGAGGTCGGCGTCGGCAGCCACCTGCTGTACGGCGAGTTGGGCTATCTGTTGAGTATCCTTCGGGAGGACTCTCCGTTGGTCGACAAACCCTCCTTTTTCGGCGAGTGTCGGTCGATACTCCAGTCGTGCTACGAGATGCCCCGCTTCGACAACTTCACTGTCGACGACCCAGTGCCGTTGCTACGCGGGATCAAACACATCATCAAAACCAAGCGATAG
- a CDS encoding transposase, whose translation MATETLALFEHLEFDFLEEFDVFAPARRGRTRDHHPPALFRAFLHCYYKNVYGIRPVTRELQNTVVWLSCGFDRPPSRDAVDRFLTDLEHVVDEVFDRLVEQAACRGLLDLTYSIDSTDVRTMPADQDASKGYDPTAEEYYHGYGCTIVSTGQKIPIAAEFTESKQAPEETAMRVTCDALAVEKPIWMLGDSAYDTLGWHDHLLAAGVVPVAPYNARNTDDPKDIEYRVEARIDEHSEDVQLKQSTLDETYNRRSGVERTNDAVKDCGLGHVRARGRVHARAQVFLALCLRLVIAITNDERGDNPGSTVITL comes from the coding sequence ATGGCGACCGAGACGCTCGCGTTGTTCGAGCATCTTGAGTTCGACTTTCTCGAAGAATTCGATGTGTTCGCCCCCGCTCGCCGGGGGCGAACACGAGATCATCACCCACCAGCACTCTTCCGAGCGTTCCTGCACTGCTACTACAAGAACGTCTACGGCATCCGTCCAGTCACGCGAGAACTCCAGAACACGGTCGTCTGGCTCAGCTGTGGCTTCGATCGACCGCCGTCGAGAGACGCGGTCGATCGCTTCCTCACCGACCTCGAACACGTCGTCGACGAGGTCTTCGACCGCCTCGTCGAGCAGGCCGCCTGCCGCGGCCTGCTCGACTTGACCTACTCCATCGATTCCACCGACGTGAGGACGATGCCCGCCGACCAAGACGCGTCGAAAGGCTACGATCCAACCGCCGAAGAGTACTACCACGGCTACGGCTGTACGATCGTCTCGACCGGGCAAAAGATCCCGATTGCCGCGGAGTTCACCGAGAGCAAGCAAGCGCCAGAGGAGACGGCGATGCGCGTCACGTGTGACGCGCTCGCCGTCGAGAAACCGATCTGGATGCTTGGAGACAGCGCCTACGACACGCTCGGCTGGCACGACCACCTGCTGGCCGCAGGGGTCGTGCCAGTCGCTCCGTACAACGCACGAAACACCGACGATCCGAAAGACATCGAGTACAGGGTCGAAGCCCGCATCGACGAACACAGCGAGGACGTTCAGCTGAAGCAATCGACGCTAGACGAGACGTACAACCGCCGGAGTGGAGTCGAACGAACCAACGACGCCGTCAAGGACTGCGGCCTCGGGCACGTTCGCGCCCGAGGCCGCGTCCACGCACGAGCACAAGTGTTCCTCGCGCTGTGCCTTCGTCTCGTTATTGCGATCACCAACGACGAACGCGGAGACAATCCAGGAAGCACCGTCATCACGCTATGA
- a CDS encoding cation:proton antiporter, whose translation MTPSSMATLLLEVGVMFAVVALCGALAKRIGLSVIPFYIIAGILFSRFVIGRLGLPHIQETEFISIGAEIGIVFLLFFLGLEFNLDRLLESRELIGKAGLIDLGINFPVGFALGYLFFGDLIAATLMAGIIYISSSAIITKSLIDLGWIANDEANPMLGTLVFEDLFIAVYLAVISALVIGGGDVSEAVQSVGIAVGFIVILLLLVQFGNALFERLLTTESHEYFVLRAVGVTVLVAGAALALGVSEAVAAFFIGMAFSSTTHVHELETLLEPVRDTFAAVFFFWIGLITDPLLVVGVAGLLAVAIIVSTPTKLLSGYWGGQVYGLSHTRSVRVGTGMVTRGEFSLIIATVAAAGTGPVLTETIPAFAVGYVLLMSILGTVCMQYSSVLDSIIPDRTTTTRADPAD comes from the coding sequence ATGACACCCTCCTCTATGGCTACCCTCCTGTTGGAAGTCGGCGTGATGTTCGCGGTGGTTGCCCTCTGCGGAGCCCTCGCCAAGCGAATCGGCCTCTCTGTCATTCCATTCTATATTATTGCCGGGATTCTGTTCAGTCGGTTCGTCATCGGTCGACTCGGGCTGCCGCACATTCAAGAAACCGAGTTCATTTCGATTGGTGCCGAAATCGGCATCGTCTTTCTGCTCTTCTTTCTGGGACTTGAGTTCAATCTCGACCGACTGCTCGAAAGCCGCGAGTTGATCGGCAAAGCCGGACTCATCGATCTTGGAATCAACTTTCCGGTTGGGTTCGCCCTCGGTTATCTGTTTTTCGGTGATCTCATTGCCGCAACGCTGATGGCCGGAATCATCTACATCTCGTCGAGTGCGATCATCACCAAATCACTGATCGATCTCGGCTGGATCGCCAACGACGAGGCCAATCCAATGCTCGGCACGCTCGTTTTTGAGGATCTGTTTATCGCCGTCTATCTCGCCGTTATTTCGGCACTCGTTATTGGCGGCGGTGACGTGAGCGAGGCCGTCCAATCGGTCGGCATCGCGGTCGGCTTTATTGTTATCCTTCTGCTACTCGTCCAGTTCGGCAACGCGCTCTTCGAGCGCCTGCTCACCACCGAGTCCCACGAGTACTTCGTCCTCCGGGCAGTCGGCGTCACTGTCCTCGTGGCGGGAGCGGCACTGGCTCTCGGTGTCAGCGAGGCCGTGGCGGCGTTTTTCATCGGGATGGCATTCAGTTCAACGACCCACGTCCACGAACTGGAGACGCTTTTGGAGCCGGTCCGCGATACCTTCGCAGCAGTGTTTTTCTTCTGGATCGGACTCATCACGGACCCGCTGCTGGTCGTCGGCGTCGCCGGGCTACTGGCGGTCGCAATTATCGTGTCGACGCCGACCAAACTCCTCAGTGGCTACTGGGGCGGCCAGGTCTACGGGCTGAGCCACACCCGGTCGGTTCGGGTCGGCACGGGAATGGTCACTCGCGGTGAGTTCTCGCTAATCATCGCAACGGTCGCGGCCGCCGGAACCGGACCCGTGCTCACCGAGACGATCCCGGCGTTCGCCGTCGGCTACGTCCTGCTGATGAGCATTCTTGGAACCGTTTGTATGCAGTACTCCAGCGTCCTCGACAGTATCATCCCCGACCGCACAACCACCACCCGAGCCGACCCAGCCGACTAA
- a CDS encoding TIGR00341 family protein: MRLIQTLVPDGKHDTVVDILEAEDIEFAMTKESSESGFSDIVYIPAESDDVEAIVDKLRDVGVEREGYMVITDVETIVSEQFEEKQDEDEDGGENDRISRDELRTKARNLSRSTTNYLVLTIISAIVATAGLLQDSAAVVVGSMVIAPLIGPAMASCVGTVINDDNNALFWEGVRSQAIGLAVAVLSATLFAVAYRFLLAPNLELLLIQQVAERAHPGLLALAIALGAGTAGALSLTSGADEALVGVMIAVALMPPAASVGLGIAYSDHRLAIGAGVLVLVNLLSINIAGIVTIWVKRYKPTQWYDAQQARRATIGRLAIFGLAVLLLTSFLAVSSLDARDNAAFESQVKAIAQDTTDQLLAVDIQYRADLVTQQPTAVTISVYGENPPAAAAIRERIRQQTGVDVPVTVITEQVDTA, encoded by the coding sequence ATGCGACTGATCCAAACACTTGTCCCTGACGGGAAACACGACACGGTCGTCGACATTCTCGAAGCCGAGGACATCGAATTCGCAATGACCAAAGAGAGCTCCGAATCGGGCTTTAGCGACATCGTCTACATTCCAGCCGAGTCCGACGATGTCGAGGCAATCGTCGACAAACTCCGGGATGTCGGCGTCGAACGGGAAGGGTATATGGTCATTACCGATGTCGAGACCATCGTCTCCGAGCAGTTCGAGGAGAAACAGGACGAAGACGAAGACGGGGGCGAAAACGACCGCATCTCGCGGGACGAACTCCGGACCAAAGCCCGAAACCTCTCTCGAAGCACGACGAACTACCTCGTGTTGACGATCATTAGCGCCATCGTCGCCACTGCGGGCCTGCTCCAAGACAGCGCAGCGGTTGTCGTCGGCTCAATGGTAATTGCCCCGCTGATCGGGCCAGCGATGGCCTCCTGTGTCGGCACCGTGATCAACGACGACAACAACGCTTTGTTCTGGGAGGGAGTTCGCTCGCAAGCGATTGGGCTTGCGGTTGCCGTCCTAAGTGCGACACTGTTTGCGGTCGCCTACCGGTTCCTGTTGGCCCCTAACCTCGAACTCCTGTTGATCCAACAGGTTGCCGAACGCGCCCATCCCGGACTGCTGGCGCTCGCAATTGCGTTGGGGGCTGGAACCGCCGGTGCACTCTCGCTGACCTCCGGAGCCGACGAGGCACTGGTCGGCGTGATGATCGCCGTCGCCCTGATGCCGCCAGCCGCGTCGGTCGGTCTCGGCATCGCCTACAGCGACCATCGCCTCGCTATCGGCGCAGGTGTGTTGGTGTTGGTCAACCTGTTGTCGATTAACATCGCCGGCATCGTGACGATCTGGGTCAAACGCTACAAGCCGACCCAGTGGTACGACGCCCAGCAGGCCCGGCGAGCCACTATCGGTCGACTGGCCATTTTCGGACTCGCGGTCTTGCTTTTGACCTCGTTTTTGGCCGTTAGCTCGCTTGATGCCCGCGACAACGCGGCGTTCGAAAGTCAGGTCAAGGCGATTGCCCAAGACACCACCGACCAACTGTTGGCTGTCGACATCCAGTATCGCGCGGATCTAGTCACCCAGCAGCCGACCGCGGTGACGATCTCCGTCTACGGCGAGAATCCGCCAGCCGCTGCTGCGATACGGGAACGAATTCGTCAACAGACGGGTGTCGACGTCCCAGTCACCGTCATTACTGAACAAGTAGATACTGCCTAA
- the pdxS gene encoding pyridoxal 5'-phosphate synthase lyase subunit PdxS, protein MSDPTDLGTLRRGTELVKRGFAQMQKGGVIMDVVTRKQARIAEDCGAVAVMALEAVPADIRKRGGVARMPDPNNVTEIIDEVSIPVMGKSRIGHHTEAQILEALGVDMIDESEVLTPADDEYHIDKRDFTSPFVCGARNLPEALRRIHEGAAMIRTKGEAGTGDVNQAVQHQRTMMNQIRTLEGLDFQEREKWAREHGAPRELVHETAEMGRLPVVNFAAGGIATPADAALMMHHDCDGIFVGSGIFGAEEPEQMGNAIVEAVSNWDDPETLAEIATTAGSGMKGQSTESIPDEERLQDRGV, encoded by the coding sequence ATGTCGGACCCAACTGATCTCGGGACGCTACGGCGCGGCACTGAGTTGGTGAAACGCGGTTTTGCACAGATGCAGAAAGGTGGCGTCATCATGGATGTCGTCACTCGAAAACAGGCACGGATTGCCGAGGATTGCGGTGCTGTCGCGGTGATGGCCCTCGAAGCCGTCCCCGCGGACATCCGCAAACGCGGCGGTGTCGCTCGGATGCCCGATCCAAACAACGTCACCGAGATCATCGACGAGGTCTCGATTCCGGTAATGGGTAAATCTCGGATCGGCCACCACACCGAGGCCCAGATCCTCGAAGCGCTGGGCGTAGATATGATCGACGAGTCGGAGGTCTTGACCCCGGCCGACGACGAGTACCATATCGACAAGCGCGACTTTACGTCTCCCTTCGTCTGTGGCGCACGGAACCTCCCCGAAGCCCTCCGACGCATCCACGAGGGCGCGGCGATGATCCGCACAAAGGGCGAAGCCGGAACGGGCGACGTCAACCAGGCTGTCCAACACCAGCGGACAATGATGAACCAGATCCGTACGCTCGAAGGACTCGACTTCCAAGAGCGCGAAAAATGGGCCCGCGAACACGGCGCACCCCGAGAATTAGTTCACGAGACCGCCGAGATGGGTCGACTTCCCGTCGTCAACTTCGCCGCAGGCGGGATCGCTACGCCGGCCGATGCCGCGCTGATGATGCACCACGACTGTGACGGCATCTTCGTCGGTTCGGGGATCTTCGGCGCCGAGGAGCCAGAACAGATGGGCAACGCCATCGTCGAGGCGGTCTCCAACTGGGACGATCCCGAGACGCTCGCCGAAATCGCCACCACCGCCGGTAGTGGGATGAAAGGCCAGTCGACCGAGTCGATTCCGGACGAAGAACGTCTTCAGGATCGCGGCGTCTAA
- a CDS encoding sugar phosphate nucleotidyltransferase — MDAIVLAGGYATRMWPITRNRPKMLLPVGDTTVIDKTLAQLEDDDEIEDIYISTNERFATDFDNYVEEQGYQKPELSVEDTSDEDEKFGVVGALAQLIDREELEDDLLIIAGDNMVGFDIADFVDFFEDKQSPVLAAYDVGDLERAKSYGLVELDGDEVVNFQEKPDEPNTTLASIACYAFPADVLPKFDTYLADDQNPDEPGWFLQWLQNRQSVHAFTFEDVWFDIGEAAAYLDAVDWKLGGEPLIADDATVENSELNGSTHVMSGATVKDSTVTDSLIFPDAHVEDAVLTDTVFDEKATIEGLDLSESLVGSYSQLSE; from the coding sequence ATGGATGCAATTGTTCTTGCCGGTGGCTATGCCACCCGGATGTGGCCGATCACGCGGAACCGACCGAAGATGCTCCTCCCGGTTGGCGACACGACAGTAATCGACAAAACGCTCGCTCAACTCGAAGACGACGACGAGATCGAGGATATCTATATCAGTACCAACGAGCGGTTCGCCACGGACTTCGACAACTACGTAGAGGAGCAGGGCTACCAGAAGCCCGAGCTGTCGGTCGAAGACACCAGCGACGAAGACGAGAAGTTCGGCGTCGTCGGCGCGCTCGCCCAACTGATCGACCGCGAGGAGCTCGAAGACGACCTGCTCATCATCGCCGGTGACAACATGGTCGGCTTCGATATCGCGGACTTCGTCGACTTCTTCGAGGACAAACAGTCGCCAGTGCTGGCGGCCTACGATGTCGGCGATCTCGAACGCGCCAAATCCTACGGGTTGGTCGAACTCGACGGCGACGAGGTCGTCAATTTCCAGGAGAAACCTGACGAACCCAACACCACCCTCGCCTCGATTGCCTGCTACGCCTTCCCGGCGGACGTCCTGCCGAAGTTCGATACCTATCTCGCCGACGACCAGAACCCCGACGAGCCTGGCTGGTTCCTCCAGTGGCTCCAGAACCGCCAGTCTGTCCACGCCTTCACCTTCGAGGACGTCTGGTTCGACATCGGCGAGGCCGCGGCCTACCTCGACGCCGTCGACTGGAAGCTCGGTGGCGAACCGCTGATCGCCGACGACGCAACCGTCGAAAACAGCGAGCTAAACGGCTCGACTCACGTCATGTCCGGTGCAACTGTCAAAGACTCCACGGTCACCGACTCACTGATCTTCCCCGACGCCCACGTCGAAGACGCCGTGCTCACCGACACCGTCTTCGACGAGAAGGCGACCATCGAGGGACTCGATCTCTCCGAAAGCCTCGTTGGCTCCTACAGCCAGCTCAGCGAGTAG
- a CDS encoding winged helix-turn-helix domain-containing protein, with protein sequence MDGVLWYVLTGTSGGQNRLRLLRALRDRPRNANRLASDLDLDYTTVRHHLSVLAEHDLITNTGDTYGVIYQITPAVVDNWDVIERIEQEYTDTPISS encoded by the coding sequence ATGGACGGTGTACTGTGGTACGTTCTGACCGGGACAAGTGGCGGGCAGAACCGACTCCGACTGCTCCGGGCGCTCAGGGATCGCCCCCGGAACGCCAACCGGCTCGCCAGCGACCTCGACCTCGACTACACGACGGTCCGCCACCACCTCTCGGTACTGGCCGAACACGATCTCATCACGAACACGGGCGACACCTACGGTGTTATTTATCAGATCACACCAGCGGTGGTCGACAACTGGGACGTAATCGAACGGATCGAACAGGAGTACACCGACACCCCAATTAGCTCTTAA
- a CDS encoding homoserine kinase: MITVRAPATSANLGSGFDVFGVALDRPADVIRVERADRTTIEITGVGSQYIPTDPEKNTVGAVVDALNAPARIEIDKGVRPASGLGSSAASAAGAAVALNELYDRGLSRKELVPIAAEGEAVVSGAAHADNVAPSILGGFTIATEQGVESVDADIPLVACLPEIAVSTRDAREVVPETASMEQLVKTVGNAATLAVGMCQSNPELVGQGMADPLVTPARAKLITGYDAVSTAAQQAGAIGVTVSGSGPSMLAVCHDDRRRDVATAMLDAFADVGVEARAYQTRVSQGATLF, from the coding sequence ATGATTACGGTTCGCGCGCCGGCGACGAGCGCCAATCTCGGGAGCGGGTTCGACGTCTTCGGGGTTGCCCTCGACCGGCCCGCAGACGTGATCCGTGTCGAACGCGCCGACCGGACCACCATCGAGATTACGGGCGTCGGTAGCCAGTACATTCCAACGGATCCTGAGAAAAACACCGTCGGGGCAGTCGTCGACGCCCTCAACGCCCCGGCACGCATCGAGATCGACAAAGGAGTTCGGCCCGCCTCCGGACTCGGCTCGTCGGCCGCCAGCGCCGCGGGCGCAGCGGTCGCACTCAACGAACTGTATGATCGGGGACTCTCGCGCAAAGAACTCGTCCCAATCGCGGCCGAAGGCGAGGCCGTCGTCTCCGGGGCGGCCCACGCCGACAACGTTGCACCCTCGATTCTCGGCGGCTTTACCATCGCCACCGAACAGGGCGTCGAGTCGGTCGACGCCGATATCCCACTCGTGGCCTGTCTCCCCGAAATCGCCGTGTCGACGCGGGATGCCCGCGAGGTCGTCCCCGAGACAGCCAGCATGGAACAACTGGTCAAAACCGTTGGTAACGCCGCCACGCTCGCAGTCGGGATGTGCCAATCGAACCCCGAACTCGTCGGCCAAGGAATGGCTGACCCACTCGTCACGCCGGCCCGCGCGAAATTGATTACGGGGTACGACGCAGTGTCGACGGCGGCCCAACAGGCCGGAGCGATTGGCGTCACCGTCAGTGGCTCCGGTCCCTCGATGCTCGCAGTCTGCCACGATGACCGTCGACGGGACGTAGCGACCGCAATGTTGGATGCGTTTGCCGATGTGGGGGTCGAAGCCCGCGCCTACCAGACGCGAGTCAGTCAGGGCGCGACACTGTTCTAA